TCAATGAACTCGCCTCTCTTGCCGGGACGAGCGGCATCGTGGTGCTGGATAGGATGTGCCAGAGGCCGGGCAGGATAAACCCGCGCTACCTCATGGGCACGGGCAAGATAAAGGAGCTAATAATAAAAGCCCTTCAGGAAGAGGCCACCCTTTTGATATTCGACCAGGAGCTTAGTCCCACGCAGATAAGGGAGTTGGGCGAGATAACCGAACTAAAAGTAATAGACCGGACGCAGCTCATTCTCGACATCTTCGCCCGGCGCGCCCACTCGCGGGACGGCAAGGTGCAGGTCGAGCTCGCCCAGCTTAAGTACCTCCTCCCCAAGCTGACGGGCAAGGGCACCGCCCTTTCGCGGCTCATGGGAGGCATCGGAGGGAGGGGGCCCGGAGAGAGCAAGCTCGAGGTCGATAGAAGAAAGGTCGGAGACAGGATAAGCCACCTCGAAAAGGAGCTCAGGAGTCTCAGCCGGGGCAGGGAGCAGAGGAAGGGACGGCGGGCCCGGAGCGGCATACCGATAGTATCTATCGTCGGCTACACGAACGCGGGAAAGTCAACTCTCCTTAATGCGCTTACCAAAAGCAAGACGCTTGTGGAAGACAAACTCTTCGCCACGCTCGATACGGCCACGCGGCGCTTGAGGTTCCCCCGCGAGCGTGACGCGGTCATAACCGACACCGTGGGCTTTATCCGGCGCATGCCCGGGGAGCTTAAGAAGGCCTTTAAGGCCACGTTCGAGGAGATGCGGGACGCGGACCTGCTCCTGCACCTGGTAGACTCGGGAAGCCCGCTCCTCGAAGCGCAGATGGAGACGGTCGAGGGACTCCTTGAAGAGGTCGGCCTCTCCGAGATACCGAGGCTGGTCGTCCTGAACAAGATAGACCTCGTCGAGCCGGAGACGGCGAGGAACCTATCCCGGAGATACAACGCGGTGGCGATCTCCGCAACGGAGCCCGGAACGCTCGACGGACTCTTGAAGGTACTCGCCGGTAAGCTCTGGCCGGGGTAGGGGGGGGCACGGTTAATCACTTATAAGTGGCAACTGCCCCTGGTCATCAGTAGCAACC
This window of the Thermodesulfobacteriota bacterium genome carries:
- the hflX gene encoding GTPase HflX, with product MTELSQELNRQIGIIVDRRGTVVAAIVGDEREILIPELKPLGRSSLRGVRCVHTHLKNEPLSTDDLTDLALLRLDMMAAIGVGTDGLPSDVHTAHLLPFSREGKTYEVDPPRPFHALDLDMAAFTEALEGEMGRALVRDVDDRRERAILVSVAMAPKDEQFESLNELASLAGTSGIVVLDRMCQRPGRINPRYLMGTGKIKELIIKALQEEATLLIFDQELSPTQIRELGEITELKVIDRTQLILDIFARRAHSRDGKVQVELAQLKYLLPKLTGKGTALSRLMGGIGGRGPGESKLEVDRRKVGDRISHLEKELRSLSRGREQRKGRRARSGIPIVSIVGYTNAGKSTLLNALTKSKTLVEDKLFATLDTATRRLRFPRERDAVITDTVGFIRRMPGELKKAFKATFEEMRDADLLLHLVDSGSPLLEAQMETVEGLLEEVGLSEIPRLVVLNKIDLVEPETARNLSRRYNAVAISATEPGTLDGLLKVLAGKLWPG